Proteins found in one Fibrobacter sp. UWT2 genomic segment:
- a CDS encoding type II and III secretion system protein, with protein MLFEPAKRAFALFAPMLLGALLCFTPVHAEKPVSLDFVDTPIAEVVRLISLAYKTPVLVDDALDLKVTFHLDGVGVLEALTALCSAHGLELVQRESVFHVRRASARGEHEFTLHDSFVSLSVKDKEVNEFVREFALNSGLNILAEPGLEGRITGELRSMPAEAAFRVIMSVHGFRVWRENGILRVNSVNADKRTREGSAPDDKIRIYKDGDLYSAEVNDGDLAQALNMLAEVAELNLALYGDIRESMRLKLHAVTLECLIESLFKGRRYSFALDGKTLYVSEGGTHKALSASKLYPLRHVHSERALAYLGKFAPSPNFVATEIKEQNALLLGGSHFEIQMAVDLLKQIDIPALQVTLSCIVVEFKRGRGFEIGLHSGATRKSAERDLGARGYFDFMGKDFSVAGAFGKIGLLPDRFELELASLEENNQAEVLARPRLTTLNGNKAELNVTNTVYYLVSQVSADGYPITDYRSFNDGISLELTPSVTQEGRITLEVSPEIKSAGRSSGDGPRDISTRNLKTMVVLKDGETLCLGGLIRKSKSEVRSAVPFLGSIPLLGRLFSYTSEEDEENELAIFITPHVEKAGL; from the coding sequence TTGTTGTTTGAACCCGCAAAGCGAGCTTTTGCGTTGTTTGCCCCTATGCTTTTGGGGGCGTTACTCTGTTTTACGCCTGTGCATGCCGAAAAGCCCGTGTCGCTGGATTTCGTGGACACGCCAATCGCCGAGGTGGTGCGCCTGATTTCGCTAGCGTACAAGACCCCTGTGCTGGTGGACGATGCTCTCGATTTGAAGGTGACGTTTCATTTAGATGGCGTGGGCGTGCTGGAAGCCTTGACGGCGCTCTGTTCGGCTCACGGGCTTGAATTGGTGCAGCGGGAATCTGTGTTCCATGTGCGGCGTGCGAGTGCCCGCGGCGAACATGAATTTACCTTGCACGATTCGTTTGTTTCACTGTCGGTAAAGGATAAAGAGGTGAATGAATTCGTGCGCGAGTTTGCTTTGAATTCGGGTCTGAATATTTTGGCGGAACCCGGACTTGAAGGCCGCATTACGGGCGAGCTTCGCTCCATGCCTGCCGAGGCGGCATTTCGCGTCATCATGTCTGTACATGGTTTTCGGGTTTGGCGTGAAAATGGAATTCTAAGAGTGAATTCTGTTAATGCGGACAAGCGTACTCGCGAAGGGAGTGCGCCCGACGACAAAATTCGGATTTACAAGGACGGTGACTTGTACAGTGCCGAGGTGAACGATGGCGATTTGGCGCAGGCGCTGAATATGCTTGCCGAGGTGGCGGAATTGAACTTGGCGCTGTACGGCGATATCCGCGAAAGTATGCGACTCAAGTTGCATGCGGTGACGCTTGAATGTTTAATTGAATCGCTGTTCAAGGGGCGGCGCTATAGCTTTGCGCTTGATGGCAAGACTTTGTATGTGAGCGAAGGCGGTACGCACAAGGCGCTTTCGGCAAGCAAACTCTACCCGCTGCGGCATGTCCATAGCGAACGGGCACTCGCGTACTTGGGTAAGTTTGCGCCTAGTCCGAACTTTGTAGCGACCGAGATTAAGGAGCAGAATGCGCTGCTGCTGGGCGGTTCGCATTTCGAAATTCAGATGGCCGTTGATTTGCTCAAGCAGATTGATATCCCTGCGCTACAGGTGACGCTCTCGTGCATTGTGGTTGAATTCAAGCGCGGGCGTGGCTTTGAAATCGGGCTGCACAGCGGTGCCACGCGTAAGAGCGCGGAACGCGATCTTGGCGCGCGAGGCTACTTCGATTTTATGGGCAAGGACTTTTCGGTGGCGGGCGCCTTCGGTAAAATCGGGCTCTTGCCCGACCGCTTTGAATTGGAACTCGCCTCGCTCGAAGAAAACAATCAGGCCGAAGTGCTCGCGCGCCCGCGCTTGACCACGCTCAACGGCAATAAGGCGGAACTCAATGTAACAAATACCGTCTACTACTTGGTGAGCCAAGTGTCTGCTGACGGTTATCCGATTACAGATTACCGCTCCTTTAACGATGGCATTTCATTAGAGCTGACGCCGTCGGTTACGCAGGAGGGAAGAATCACTTTAGAGGTCTCACCTGAAATCAAATCGGCCGGGCGCAGCTCCGGCGACGGCCCTCGCGACATCAGTACGCGGAACTTGAAGACGATGGTGGTGCTGAAAGACGGCGAAACGCTTTGCCTGGGCGGCCTGATTCGAAAAAGTAAATCCGAGGTGCGTTCGGCGGTGCCGTTCCTCGGAAGTATCCCTCTGCTTGGACGCTTATTCAGTTACACCTCCGAAGAGGATGAAGAAAATGAACTTGCCATCTTCATTACGCCTCATGTGGAAAAGGCGGGCTTATGA
- a CDS encoding carbohydrate-binding protein, which yields MSSRILAILCGFAVCASAAVDQCKPIGWATRSGRTSTPFEVTGGGNATPITVTTFADLQKYAKDSSPRVIYIDGTLGSGWSGTTGDRLNITGSNKTIIGLKPGTLLKAPIHISKASNIIVRNIVIQGPGSNADQAWDNLTIENDGSKNIWIDHCEFWDGQDGNADVVKGADNVTFTWCIFGYKKKSTHNLSNLIGSSDNEPVSEGKLNVTYMFNWWKAANQRKPRCRYGNVHVVNNLLTGDASVTGGTDVLGVSAGHMCRVRTERNVFINEANPIYTGNANGTGVNEVIDNIFTNCSGNTKGTGTSFTPPYDYTGFMLPASEVEAAVKANAGATLKSPTECDANYVEPPPPTPDKQYQAEKGSITGGVSESSNSGFHGDGYVNFDKGGNVVVPVKVDTAGQYKFEIDFANGSGEARSLAVSAGLDTATASFKATGAWTTWNTQEVLVSLAAGENAVKFATVGGNDGPNIDQFEVTLVKAQVVSPDTSKKDTTVCDTSLGDTSKTAIPMLSGLSLQQGAYTVSVYATDGKFVRKTENVSQSMLRNTRELTAGLPAGVYLVRVTAPGVSRSYFTAVK from the coding sequence ATGTCTTCCAGAATTTTGGCTATTCTGTGTGGGTTCGCGGTTTGCGCGTCCGCCGCGGTGGACCAGTGTAAGCCCATCGGCTGGGCGACCCGTTCGGGCCGTACGTCGACCCCCTTCGAAGTGACCGGAGGCGGTAACGCAACCCCCATTACGGTAACGACATTCGCCGATTTGCAAAAATACGCGAAGGATTCCTCGCCGCGAGTTATCTACATCGATGGAACCCTCGGTAGCGGCTGGAGCGGCACGACCGGCGACCGCCTGAATATTACCGGCTCCAACAAGACAATTATCGGCCTTAAACCGGGAACGCTCTTGAAGGCTCCCATCCACATCAGCAAGGCCTCGAACATCATTGTCCGCAACATCGTTATCCAGGGCCCGGGCAGCAACGCCGACCAGGCGTGGGACAACCTCACCATCGAAAACGACGGTTCCAAGAACATCTGGATAGACCACTGCGAATTCTGGGACGGCCAGGATGGCAACGCCGACGTGGTGAAGGGCGCTGACAATGTAACGTTTACGTGGTGCATATTCGGCTACAAGAAAAAGAGTACGCACAACCTCTCGAACCTTATCGGCAGTTCCGACAACGAGCCCGTAAGCGAGGGCAAGCTGAATGTGACCTACATGTTCAACTGGTGGAAGGCTGCAAACCAGCGTAAACCGCGTTGCCGCTACGGGAACGTGCACGTGGTAAACAACCTTTTGACGGGCGATGCAAGCGTTACAGGCGGTACCGACGTGCTGGGTGTTTCGGCAGGCCACATGTGCCGTGTGCGTACCGAACGGAATGTGTTCATCAACGAGGCAAACCCGATTTACACCGGCAACGCGAACGGCACCGGCGTGAACGAGGTAATCGACAACATCTTTACGAACTGCTCGGGCAACACGAAGGGCACGGGAACGTCGTTTACGCCGCCCTACGATTACACAGGCTTCATGCTGCCGGCAAGCGAGGTGGAAGCCGCCGTGAAGGCGAACGCGGGGGCGACACTCAAGAGCCCTACGGAATGTGATGCGAACTATGTGGAGCCGCCGCCTCCGACTCCCGATAAGCAGTACCAGGCCGAAAAGGGCTCCATTACGGGTGGCGTTTCTGAAAGCAGCAACTCGGGCTTTCACGGTGACGGATACGTGAACTTTGACAAGGGCGGAAACGTGGTCGTGCCCGTGAAAGTGGATACCGCGGGCCAGTATAAGTTCGAAATCGATTTCGCTAACGGCTCTGGCGAGGCGCGCAGTCTTGCTGTAAGTGCGGGCCTCGACACCGCGACCGCATCGTTCAAGGCGACGGGGGCGTGGACGACCTGGAATACGCAGGAAGTTCTCGTGAGTCTTGCCGCGGGCGAAAATGCGGTTAAGTTCGCAACAGTCGGCGGCAATGACGGCCCGAATATCGACCAGTTCGAAGTAACGCTTGTGAAGGCGCAGGTGGTTTCGCCGGACACCTCGAAGAAGGATACGACTGTCTGCGACACGAGTTTGGGCGATACATCCAAGACGGCCATCCCGATGCTTTCGGGCTTGTCGCTCCAGCAAGGTGCATACACCGTGAGTGTCTATGCGACCGACGGAAAGTTTGTCCGTAAAACGGAAAATGTCTCGCAGTCGATGCTCCGTAACACGCGTGAACTGACCGCAGGCCTCCCCGCGGGCGTGTACCTGGTACGCGTTACCGCTCCGGGCGTAAGCAGAAGCTACTTTACCGCAGTGAAATAA
- the metK gene encoding methionine adenosyltransferase, with the protein MAHYLFTSESVSKGHPDKVCDQISDAILDACLAQDPNSRVACETLVNTGLVVISGEITTKAVIDYQQIARKTIKGIGYVNPELAFDYKGCSVLVAMDKQSPDIAQGVDAKAADGKEDDKQGAGDQGMMFGYAVNETKELMPLPISLAHKLMEEIQKLREQGKIKWLRPDAKSQVTVEYDENDKPVRVDTVVISTQHDEFVNGKELKHATIEKEIIEKLIKKVIPAKLLDKKTRYLVNPTGKFVVGGPHGDCGLTGRKIIVDTYGGMGRHGGGAFSGKDPSKVDRSAAYAARYVAKNIVAAGLAYRCEVQLAYAIGYSKPVSVLVNTFGTGKISDREIEAIVAKTFDLSPAGIVKMLDLKKPGYQATAALGHFGRTGARFTWEKTDKAATLKKLAKI; encoded by the coding sequence ATGGCACATTATCTCTTTACTTCTGAATCGGTGTCCAAGGGACACCCGGACAAAGTTTGCGACCAGATTTCTGACGCTATCCTCGACGCTTGCCTTGCGCAGGACCCGAACAGCCGCGTGGCTTGCGAAACGCTCGTGAACACGGGCCTCGTCGTGATTTCCGGCGAAATCACCACCAAGGCAGTGATTGACTACCAGCAGATTGCACGCAAGACCATCAAGGGTATCGGCTACGTGAATCCGGAACTCGCCTTCGACTACAAGGGCTGCTCCGTGCTCGTCGCTATGGACAAGCAGTCTCCGGACATCGCTCAGGGCGTGGACGCCAAGGCCGCCGACGGTAAGGAAGATGACAAGCAGGGTGCCGGTGACCAGGGCATGATGTTCGGCTACGCCGTCAATGAAACTAAGGAACTGATGCCGCTCCCGATCAGCCTCGCCCACAAGCTCATGGAAGAAATCCAGAAGCTCCGCGAACAGGGCAAGATCAAGTGGCTCCGCCCGGACGCCAAGTCCCAGGTGACTGTTGAATATGACGAAAACGACAAGCCGGTCCGCGTGGACACCGTCGTGATTTCTACCCAGCACGACGAATTCGTGAACGGCAAGGAACTCAAGCACGCCACGATTGAAAAGGAAATCATCGAAAAACTCATTAAGAAGGTGATTCCGGCCAAGCTTTTGGACAAGAAGACCCGTTACCTCGTGAACCCGACCGGCAAGTTCGTGGTCGGTGGCCCGCACGGTGACTGCGGCCTTACCGGTCGTAAGATTATCGTCGACACCTACGGCGGCATGGGCCGTCATGGTGGTGGCGCATTCAGCGGTAAGGACCCGTCCAAGGTCGACCGCAGTGCCGCTTACGCTGCTCGCTATGTGGCAAAGAACATTGTGGCTGCAGGCCTCGCCTACCGTTGCGAAGTCCAGCTCGCCTACGCTATCGGTTACTCCAAGCCGGTGTCCGTTCTCGTGAACACCTTCGGCACGGGTAAGATCAGCGACCGCGAAATCGAAGCCATTGTCGCCAAGACCTTCGACCTCTCTCCGGCCGGCATCGTGAAGATGCTTGACCTGAAGAAGCCGGGCTATCAGGCTACCGCCGCTCTCGGCCACTTCGGCCGCACGGGCGCACGCTTCACCTGGGAAAAGACCGACAAGGCCGCCACGCTCAAGAAGCTCGCCAAGATTTAG